The Pyxidicoccus trucidator genomic interval GCGGACGCATCCCGCGTCATCGTCACCCGCACGGCCCAGGAGTGGCCAGACGCCCTCGTGGTGCTGGGCGGCGACCTCAACGACGTGCCGGGCTCACCGCCGCTGGATGCGCTGGAGAAGGACGGCGCGCTGCTCCGCGTCGCCAGCGACCGCCCGGACAGCGAGACGTGGACGTACTCCTACCTCGGGAACCTCCAGGCCATCGACCACCTGTACCTCGCGCAGGGCGGGGGCACGTACGTGACCGGCTCGTTCCGGGCGGCACGCGAGGCGAGGGGCGGCTACGGCGGCTCGGACCATGCCGCGGTGTACGCGGACTTCCTGCCCGCCACGGAGTGACGCTCAGGCCGGGGCGGGCACGGCCTGGATGTCCAGCTCGATGTCCACCTTCTCGCCCACGAGCCAGCCTCCGTTGTCGAGCGTCTTGTTCCAGCGGAGGCCGTAGTCCGAGCGGTTGATGGTGGCACGGGCGGTGTAGATGAGCCGCGTGTTGCCCCAGGGGTCCTTGGACGTGGCGGCGTGGCGCGCCTCGAACACCACGGGCTGGCTCACGTTGCGGATGGTGAGCTCGCCCAGCAGCCGGAAGCCGGCGCCGCCGGTGGGCTCCACCCCGGTGCTCCGGAAGGTGAGCTTCGGGGCATTGTCCGCGTCGAGGAAGTCCCCCGAGCGCAGGTGCGCGTCCCTCTCCGGCGAGCCCGTGTAGATGCTGGCCGTGTCCGCGCTCATCTCCACCTCGCCCTGCGCCGGCTGCTCGGGATTCACCTTCAGCGTGCCGGAGACGCGCTCGAAGCGGCCATGCACGCGGGCCACCACCATGTGGCGGGCAACGAAGAGGATGGAGGAGTGCGCCGGGTCGATGTTCCAGGTGGGGGCTGCGGGCATGAAGAAGGCTCGGCGATGAACGGGCGGGATGAGGAGTCAGCACGGCCTTACGGCCGTGGCTGGCCCCTGCATCCTAGGAAGAATCCAGCCTCAGGCCATCGGATTGCGTCAGCGGAGGGGTGAACCGGAAGACGCTTCACCCCGCGTGGCGCGGACCTTCACCCCCGTCATGCGCTCACGAGGCGTCGCGCTCTTCTCCCGGTGGGCGAGCCTTCCGGGCCTCCAGCAGCGGCAGTTCCACGGTGAAGGTAGCTCCCCGGTCCGGCGCGCTCACCACCGAGACGGTACCCCCGTGCGCCACCACCACCTGCCGGGAAATCCACAGCCCGAGGCCGAAGCCACCGTACTTGCGTGCGGACACCGCGCGCTCGAAGCGGCCGAAGATGCGCTCCTGGTCCTCGGGGGC includes:
- a CDS encoding YceI family protein translates to MPAAPTWNIDPAHSSILFVARHMVVARVHGRFERVSGTLKVNPEQPAQGEVEMSADTASIYTGSPERDAHLRSGDFLDADNAPKLTFRSTGVEPTGGAGFRLLGELTIRNVSQPVVFEARHAATSKDPWGNTRLIYTARATINRSDYGLRWNKTLDNGGWLVGEKVDIELDIQAVPAPA